Proteins found in one Populus alba chromosome 14, ASM523922v2, whole genome shotgun sequence genomic segment:
- the LOC118041931 gene encoding RING-H2 finger protein ATL7 isoform X2 produces MVTRKEEAGRKLKNDGDANSQPEHGISGLEPVLVDAIPTLRFTREAFSSAEDAQCSICLGEYQEKEVLRIMPKCGHNFHLSCIDEWLRKHSTCPVCRFQIQDSFKAKHMRQAAISMVQSVDSPDTPSEHSRQWLLPSYQHQAGNHSNQRHPDPVPGNSEITPGEPQTSHS; encoded by the exons ATGGTGACGAGGAAGGAGGAGGCTGGTCGAAAACTCAAAAATGATGGCGATGCCAATAGCCAG CCAGAGCATGGGATTAGTGGCCTTGAACCAGTTCTAGTTGATGCAATCCCCACTTTACGGTTCACACGTGAGGCGTTCAGTTCTGCAGAAGATGCACA GTGTTCGATATGTTTAGGGGAATACCAAGAAAAGGAAGTGTTGAGGATCATGCCCAAATGTGGTCACAACTTTCACCTCTCTTGCATCGACGAATGGCTAAGAAAACACTCTACATGCCCAGTCTGTCGGTTCCAAATACAAGACTCTTTCAAAGCAAAGCACATGAGACAGGCTGCAATTAGTATGGTCCAATCAGTTGACAGTCCTGATACTCCAAGTGAACATTCTAGGCAATGGCTGCTACCCAGCTATCAGCATCAAGCGGGGAACCACAGCAATCAAAGGCATCCTGACCCTGTTCCTGGAAACTCAGAAATTACTCCTGGAGAACCCCAAACAAGCCATTCGTGA
- the LOC118041932 gene encoding serine/arginine-rich splicing factor RS41-like isoform X1, with amino-acid sequence MKAIFCGNLDYDARQSDLERLFKRYGKIDRVDMKSGFAFVYMEDERDAEDAIRRLDQAEFGRKGRRLRVEWTKQERESRRPAGSRRSSTNTTPSKTLFVINFDPVHTRTRDLERHFDPHGKILSTRIRRNFAFVQYELQEDATKALEATDMSKFMDRVISVEYAARDDERRNGHSPERRDRDRSPDRNYDRGRSPSPYRRDRGSPDYGHGSNTNSRPESRGNHNYDKAESPENERYRSRTPPSRERSRS; translated from the exons ATGAAGGCTATATTTTGCGGGAATCTTGATTATGACGCGCGGCAGTCTGATTTGGAGCGTCTTTTTAAAAGATATGGGAAAATTGATAGGGTGGATATGAAGTCTG GATTTGCTTTTGTCTATATGGAGGATGAAAGAGATGCTGAGGATGCTATCCGTAGGCTTGACCAAGCTGAATTTGGGAGAAAAGGGCGCCGTCTTCGTGTTGAGTGGACTAAG CAAGAACGTGAAAGTAGAAGGCCTGCTGGTTCAAGAAGATCATCGACTAACACGACTCCATCAAAAACTTTGTTTGTCATTAATTTTGATCCAGTTCATACCCGAACTAGGGATCTGGAGAGGCACTTCGATCCTCATGGAAAAATATTGAGCACAAGGATTAGGAGAAATTTTGCATTCGTTCAGTATGAATTACAGGAAGATGCTACCAAGGCATTGGAGGCAACTGACATGag CAAGTTCATGGATCGGGTCATTTCGGTGGAATATGCTGCTCGAGATGATGAAAGAAGGAATGGTCACAGTCCTGAGAGAAGAGATCGTGACAGATCTCCTGACAGAAACTACGATCGTGGACGATCCCCGAGTCCATATCGTAGAGATAGGGGTAGCCCGGACTACGGCCATGGATCAAATACAAATTCCAGACCTGAATCAAGAGGAAATCACAATTACGATAAAGCTGAAAGTCCTGAAAATGAAAGATATCGcag CCGTACCCCACCATCTCGAGAAAGGTCTCGTTCTTGA
- the LOC118041932 gene encoding serine/arginine-rich splicing factor RS41-like isoform X2, producing the protein MEDERDAEDAIRRLDQAEFGRKGRRLRVEWTKQERESRRPAGSRRSSTNTTPSKTLFVINFDPVHTRTRDLERHFDPHGKILSTRIRRNFAFVQYELQEDATKALEATDMSKFMDRVISVEYAARDDERRNGHSPERRDRDRSPDRNYDRGRSPSPYRRDRGSPDYGHGSNTNSRPESRGNHNYDKAESPENERYRSRTPPSRERSRS; encoded by the exons ATGGAGGATGAAAGAGATGCTGAGGATGCTATCCGTAGGCTTGACCAAGCTGAATTTGGGAGAAAAGGGCGCCGTCTTCGTGTTGAGTGGACTAAG CAAGAACGTGAAAGTAGAAGGCCTGCTGGTTCAAGAAGATCATCGACTAACACGACTCCATCAAAAACTTTGTTTGTCATTAATTTTGATCCAGTTCATACCCGAACTAGGGATCTGGAGAGGCACTTCGATCCTCATGGAAAAATATTGAGCACAAGGATTAGGAGAAATTTTGCATTCGTTCAGTATGAATTACAGGAAGATGCTACCAAGGCATTGGAGGCAACTGACATGag CAAGTTCATGGATCGGGTCATTTCGGTGGAATATGCTGCTCGAGATGATGAAAGAAGGAATGGTCACAGTCCTGAGAGAAGAGATCGTGACAGATCTCCTGACAGAAACTACGATCGTGGACGATCCCCGAGTCCATATCGTAGAGATAGGGGTAGCCCGGACTACGGCCATGGATCAAATACAAATTCCAGACCTGAATCAAGAGGAAATCACAATTACGATAAAGCTGAAAGTCCTGAAAATGAAAGATATCGcag CCGTACCCCACCATCTCGAGAAAGGTCTCGTTCTTGA
- the LOC118041931 gene encoding RING-H2 finger protein ATL7 isoform X1: MFDAAMNLITTVIGFGMSATFIVFVCTRILCGRLRGAESRQMLEIESRVDIEQPEHGISGLEPVLVDAIPTLRFTREAFSSAEDAQCSICLGEYQEKEVLRIMPKCGHNFHLSCIDEWLRKHSTCPVCRFQIQDSFKAKHMRQAAISMVQSVDSPDTPSEHSRQWLLPSYQHQAGNHSNQRHPDPVPGNSEITPGEPQTSHS, encoded by the exons ATGTTTGATGCAGCTATGAATTTAATCACTACAGTTATTGGTTTTGGTATGAGTGCTACTTTTATTGTGTTTGTCTGTACAAGAATTTTATGTGGGAGGTTAAGAGGGGCCGAGTCCAGGCAAATGCTTGAAATTGAGTCCAGAGTCGATATTGAACAG CCAGAGCATGGGATTAGTGGCCTTGAACCAGTTCTAGTTGATGCAATCCCCACTTTACGGTTCACACGTGAGGCGTTCAGTTCTGCAGAAGATGCACA GTGTTCGATATGTTTAGGGGAATACCAAGAAAAGGAAGTGTTGAGGATCATGCCCAAATGTGGTCACAACTTTCACCTCTCTTGCATCGACGAATGGCTAAGAAAACACTCTACATGCCCAGTCTGTCGGTTCCAAATACAAGACTCTTTCAAAGCAAAGCACATGAGACAGGCTGCAATTAGTATGGTCCAATCAGTTGACAGTCCTGATACTCCAAGTGAACATTCTAGGCAATGGCTGCTACCCAGCTATCAGCATCAAGCGGGGAACCACAGCAATCAAAGGCATCCTGACCCTGTTCCTGGAAACTCAGAAATTACTCCTGGAGAACCCCAAACAAGCCATTCGTGA